In the Clostridium beijerinckii genome, one interval contains:
- a CDS encoding YveK family protein produces the protein MMNNDIIRIDEIANPMIKRWKMILLVTLVTTLLALIISYFIIPPKYEANTKVFIGKENTTGQDQNYSTNDVQMYQKLIKTYAEIIKTNDLVQRAIDSSDINLNSENVLDNLSVTPRTDTQILEISYVSANQALAGDVVNSVTNEFIRSSREFIPNGNVKVVESVKVPQKPVSPNKKMYIGVGLLLGLIGSAGASFLLEFFNNTFKTREEIEEILELPVLGVIPDLFKEGK, from the coding sequence ATGATGAATAACGATATTATAAGAATTGATGAAATAGCAAATCCAATGATAAAAAGATGGAAAATGATACTCTTAGTAACATTAGTAACGACATTGTTAGCTTTAATTATAAGCTATTTTATAATTCCACCTAAATATGAAGCAAATACTAAGGTCTTTATAGGAAAAGAAAATACTACTGGTCAGGATCAAAACTATAGTACTAATGATGTACAAATGTATCAAAAACTGATAAAGACTTATGCAGAAATAATAAAGACCAATGATTTAGTACAAAGGGCCATAGACTCAAGTGATATAAACTTAAATTCAGAAAATGTTCTTGATAATTTATCAGTTACGCCAAGAACAGATACACAAATATTGGAGATTAGTTACGTAAGTGCAAACCAAGCATTAGCTGGGGATGTAGTGAATTCAGTTACAAATGAGTTTATAAGATCATCTAGAGAGTTTATACCAAATGGTAACGTAAAGGTTGTAGAAAGTGTTAAAGTACCTCAAAAACCAGTCAGTCCAAATAAAAAAATGTATATAGGAGTCGGCCTTTTACTTGGTCTGATAGGCAGTGCTGGAGCAAGTTTCTTATTAGAGTTCTTTAATAATACTTTTAAAACTAGGGAAGAAATAGAGGAGATTTTAGAATTGCCAGTTCTAGGCGTTATTCCTGACTTATTTAAAGAAGGTAAGTGA
- a CDS encoding CpsD/CapB family tyrosine-protein kinase, which translates to MKRYKLEKTVVDNRIHAGFIVEDKPKSIVAEAYRTLRTNIQYSSFDKEIRTIAVTSAEMAEGKSTVAGNIAASFAQNEKKVILVDCDLRKPSVHKNFKVSNLIGLSEVLLGKAAIEEAVQKRNDNFYFLTSGKIPPNPSEMLSSSAMSNLIERLKVEFNIVVLDTAPLKAVTDAQILSTKVDGTILVIRAGETKRDIVMDAKNLLDKVGANIIGTVLHAVENTRGKYSYYYGNDEDKDNL; encoded by the coding sequence ATGAAAAGATATAAATTAGAGAAAACAGTAGTTGATAATAGAATTCATGCCGGCTTCATAGTAGAAGATAAACCTAAATCTATAGTTGCAGAAGCTTATAGAACATTGAGAACTAATATACAATATTCTTCCTTTGATAAGGAAATAAGAACAATAGCTGTTACTAGTGCAGAAATGGCAGAGGGAAAATCAACAGTTGCAGGAAATATTGCTGCATCTTTTGCTCAAAATGAAAAGAAAGTGATACTAGTGGATTGCGATTTACGAAAACCCTCAGTTCATAAAAATTTTAAAGTCTCAAATTTGATTGGACTTTCTGAAGTTCTTCTTGGAAAGGCCGCCATTGAAGAAGCAGTACAAAAAAGGAATGATAATTTTTATTTTTTAACATCAGGGAAGATTCCACCAAATCCATCAGAAATGTTATCATCTTCTGCTATGAGCAATTTAATAGAAAGATTAAAAGTAGAATTCAATATAGTGGTTTTAGATACAGCACCGCTTAAAGCAGTTACAGATGCACAAATACTATCAACAAAGGTAGATGGGACTATTTTAGTTATAAGGGCGGGAGAAACGAAAAGAGATATAGTAATGGATGCAAAAAATCTTTTGGATAAAGTAGGCGCTAATATAATAGGAACAGTATTACATGCGGTGGAGAATACAAGAGGAAAATATTCTTACTATTATGGAAATGATGAAGACAAGGATAATTTATAG
- a CDS encoding fused DSP-PTPase phosphatase/NAD kinase-like protein gives MKRNKVAYIIVALVIIGGATIMYSINQHYKSSKIAIEKTNSVQANKVKLVIDTDNKDVLPKNFRTTKDKINDEKSKDINLTGLSDLNISGSGALSEKSLAMVKEKIGDKSIIDIDLRQEDHGFINGMGISWFGKNNQANKGIGREQIILDEKSNLDKISKDKHVKFDELQKGKSVNTVKSIDNPESVETEEELAKGLGMSYLRITVTDHEKPLDDQVDLFIESIKNLPKDTWIHFHCRGGAGRTTTFMSMYDMMHNAKNVSFEDIMNRQKLIGGSDLLKETNKDEDKSRVEFLNMFYKYCKDDQDGYETSWSQWIKNNGKQ, from the coding sequence ATGAAGAGGAATAAGGTTGCATATATAATAGTAGCTTTAGTTATAATAGGAGGAGCAACTATTATGTATAGTATAAATCAACATTATAAAAGTAGTAAAATAGCAATTGAAAAGACAAATAGTGTACAAGCTAATAAAGTGAAACTTGTAATAGATACAGATAATAAGGACGTATTACCCAAAAACTTTAGGACTACTAAGGATAAAATTAATGATGAGAAATCAAAAGATATTAACCTTACAGGATTGAGTGATCTAAATATTTCTGGTAGTGGAGCGCTTTCGGAGAAAAGTTTAGCGATGGTAAAAGAAAAAATAGGTGATAAATCTATCATAGATATTGATTTGCGCCAAGAAGATCATGGATTTATCAATGGTATGGGAATAAGTTGGTTTGGAAAGAATAATCAAGCTAATAAGGGAATTGGCAGAGAACAAATTATATTAGATGAAAAGAGCAATTTAGATAAAATATCTAAGGACAAGCATGTTAAGTTTGATGAACTGCAAAAGGGAAAGTCCGTAAACACAGTAAAATCAATTGATAATCCTGAAAGTGTAGAAACAGAGGAAGAATTAGCTAAAGGCTTGGGCATGAGCTACTTAAGAATTACAGTTACAGATCATGAGAAGCCTTTAGATGATCAAGTAGATTTATTTATTGAATCAATTAAGAATCTGCCAAAGGATACATGGATACATTTCCATTGTAGAGGAGGCGCAGGTAGGACTACAACATTTATGTCTATGTATGATATGATGCACAATGCAAAAAATGTGAGTTTTGAAGATATAATGAACCGTCAAAAATTGATTGGTGGATCAGATTTATTAAAGGAAACAAATAAAGATGAAGATAAATCAAGAGTAGAGTTTTTAAATATGTTTTATAAATATTGCAAAGATGACCAAGATGGGTATGAAACATCGTGGTCTCAGTGGATTAAGAATAATGGAAAGCAATAA
- a CDS encoding GtrA family protein has product MTRIKKLLNSEAFKYVIFGVLTTLINILFYLVLNKIGMLYIISNTIAFVMSIIFAFITNKLYVFNSNTWKLKIVIKEGITFLCSRLASFALDTFLMILLIEMVWMNDFIAKCIVNVIVIVVNYILSKFIVFKNR; this is encoded by the coding sequence GTGACTAGAATAAAGAAGTTATTAAATAGCGAGGCCTTTAAATATGTAATTTTTGGAGTATTGACAACTCTTATTAATATTCTATTCTATTTAGTTTTAAATAAGATAGGAATGTTGTATATTATAAGCAATACAATTGCATTTGTAATGAGTATAATTTTTGCGTTTATAACAAATAAACTTTATGTTTTTAATTCAAATACGTGGAAACTAAAAATAGTAATAAAAGAAGGAATAACTTTTCTATGTTCTAGACTAGCATCATTTGCATTAGATACATTTTTAATGATATTATTAATAGAAATGGTATGGATGAATGATTTTATAGCAAAATGTATAGTTAATGTTATTGTAATTGTCGTAAATTATATATTAAGTAAATTTATAGTATTTAAAAACAGATAA
- a CDS encoding AI-2E family transporter gives MNFLRELFKKDIVRRICVLLIIVFFMYILRSMLNLFLLTFFFTYIAYSLQVGITKRLDKFIKVKPIIVTLFLYIFMTSIIIFASYRYIPIIIRQLTEIGMKISRFDFRDIGGEVLSTYIVPYFGKVDFMSFFKNSEINDLLKFDQFLKYASNIGTWSFNIFVSLILSLFFMVEREKIKEFFSEFQDSKIAILYRYTKDFGINFLNSFGKVIQAQIIIAFVNSILSVISLFALGFPQVLGLGVMIFLFSLVPVAGTIASLIPLSIIAYTVGGFKMILYILIIIAVLHALESYVLNPRFMADKTELPVFVVFITLLVSEHFMGVWGLLLGVPLLMFVLDLLNIKPRSKNGKHRKLVTLKKKRIVE, from the coding sequence GTGAATTTCTTAAGAGAACTATTTAAAAAAGATATAGTCAGAAGAATTTGCGTTCTTCTTATTATTGTATTTTTTATGTATATATTAAGATCAATGCTTAATCTATTTTTACTTACATTTTTCTTTACATATATTGCATACAGTCTACAAGTAGGAATTACGAAACGGTTAGATAAGTTTATAAAGGTGAAACCGATAATAGTAACATTATTTTTATACATATTCATGACATCTATTATTATCTTTGCAAGTTATAGGTATATACCAATAATTATTAGACAGCTTACAGAGATTGGCATGAAAATATCTAGATTTGATTTTAGAGATATTGGTGGGGAAGTTTTATCTACGTATATTGTACCATACTTTGGAAAGGTTGATTTCATGTCATTTTTTAAGAATTCTGAAATAAATGATTTATTGAAATTTGATCAATTTTTGAAATATGCTTCAAATATAGGTACTTGGAGTTTTAATATATTTGTGTCTTTAATATTAAGCCTCTTTTTTATGGTTGAAAGAGAGAAAATCAAAGAATTTTTCTCAGAGTTTCAAGATAGTAAGATTGCCATATTATATAGGTATACAAAAGATTTTGGAATAAATTTTTTGAATTCATTTGGAAAAGTAATTCAAGCTCAAATAATTATTGCATTTGTTAATAGTATTTTATCTGTTATATCTCTTTTTGCATTGGGATTTCCGCAAGTTTTAGGCCTTGGAGTTATGATTTTCTTATTTAGCTTAGTCCCAGTTGCAGGAACAATTGCATCATTAATACCTTTAAGTATAATAGCATACACAGTTGGCGGTTTTAAAATGATTTTATATATTCTTATAATTATTGCAGTTTTACATGCACTTGAGAGTTATGTATTGAACCCTAGGTTTATGGCAGATAAGACTGAATTACCAGTCTTTGTCGTATTTATTACACTTTTAGTATCAGAGCATTTTATGGGAGTTTGGGGGTTATTACTTGGAGTGCCTCTTTTAATGTTTGTATTAGATTTGTTGAATATCAAACCAAGATCTAAAAATGGAAAGCATAGAAAACTTGTGACACTTAAGAAAAAACGCATTGTCGAGTAA
- a CDS encoding cadherin-like beta sandwich domain-containing protein, whose amino-acid sequence MNKNVKKIIIFTIIGTAFYTWMPSTLSIGEQCAYAYSGDEITSLGLTSEGSILSIYSSITHNGDYRVKKGDKIPVVIYSKIPSNKTSFNLSTIETKAADIRVFVGNENIKLSDIYGKINIAEGQSKTIYIRLYDSKNASDSNYSLEYELIVEREMNDEDNIIDANTEETTDDNTITLKDYDDIYLNRLVLFDPNNNKIDFAFDKTEPVQNINVDENISYINVKAVPEQQSYKLSINDKDLDPSDGKDTRLVSLNEGKNIIKIRIINSDRKTREYYLVVTRGNSSQVASNNNTTSTNQNSQTVQAEACWQYRKADGTIAVGWTLIENDWYYFDASGAMKTGWIKDSSGKWYYLRESGTMAKNTTIDGYKLGPDGTYTK is encoded by the coding sequence ATGAACAAAAATGTAAAAAAAATTATCATATTTACCATTATAGGTACAGCTTTTTATACATGGATGCCATCAACCTTAAGTATAGGGGAACAATGCGCTTATGCATACTCTGGAGATGAGATAACTTCTTTAGGCCTAACATCAGAAGGCTCTATATTGTCAATATATAGTAGTATAACTCACAACGGAGATTATAGAGTAAAAAAAGGTGACAAAATTCCAGTAGTTATATATTCAAAAATTCCTTCTAATAAAACTAGCTTTAACTTGAGCACCATTGAAACTAAGGCTGCTGATATAAGAGTCTTTGTTGGAAATGAAAATATAAAGCTAAGTGATATCTATGGTAAAATAAATATCGCGGAAGGTCAAAGTAAGACTATTTATATAAGACTTTATGATTCTAAAAACGCCTCTGATAGCAATTATTCTTTAGAATATGAACTTATTGTAGAAAGAGAAATGAATGATGAAGATAATATTATTGATGCCAATACTGAAGAAACTACAGATGATAATACAATAACTCTAAAAGACTATGATGATATTTACTTAAATCGATTAGTTTTATTTGATCCTAACAATAATAAAATTGACTTCGCTTTCGATAAGACAGAACCTGTACAGAATATAAATGTCGATGAAAATATATCTTATATTAACGTTAAAGCTGTTCCAGAGCAACAAAGCTATAAATTATCAATTAATGACAAAGATTTAGATCCTAGTGATGGTAAAGATACAAGACTCGTATCTTTAAATGAAGGAAAAAATATTATAAAAATTAGAATTATAAATTCTGATCGTAAAACTAGAGAATATTATTTAGTTGTGACAAGAGGAAACAGTTCGCAAGTAGCTTCAAATAATAACACTACTTCAACTAATCAGAACTCTCAAACTGTACAAGCAGAAGCTTGCTGGCAATATAGAAAAGCTGACGGAACTATAGCTGTGGGATGGACATTAATCGAAAATGACTGGTATTACTTTGATGCAAGCGGTGCAATGAAAACAGGTTGGATAAAAGATTCTTCTGGAAAATGGTATTATCTAAGAGAATCAGGAACTATGGCTAAAAATACCACAATTGATGGATATAAATTAGGTCCTGATGGAACGTATACTAAATAA
- a CDS encoding histidine phosphatase family protein: MKITIIRHAKVNYKWKALCSSQEFNKSCNEYDISPIDFSNKYSINTKQPIYISELSRSYDTAKLIFGSNKFIKMNLFNEVPLRAFTDKEIKLPLIIWRIFGRIQWYMNSKKQIETKNQTYKRAKKTVDFLEKKNQDCFIVCHACYMRILLRELKYSGYIGNYSRINIMNLQKFVFIKE; encoded by the coding sequence ATGAAAATAACTATAATAAGACATGCAAAAGTTAATTATAAGTGGAAAGCTTTGTGTAGTTCACAGGAATTTAATAAATCATGTAATGAATATGATATTAGCCCAATAGATTTTTCAAATAAATACAGTATAAATACAAAGCAACCGATATATATAAGTGAGTTATCAAGGTCATATGACACTGCAAAACTAATTTTTGGTTCAAATAAGTTTATAAAAATGAATTTATTTAATGAAGTTCCATTAAGAGCTTTCACTGATAAAGAAATCAAGCTACCATTAATTATATGGAGAATTTTTGGAAGAATCCAATGGTATATGAATTCCAAAAAGCAAATAGAAACTAAAAATCAAACCTATAAAAGAGCAAAAAAAACAGTTGATTTTTTAGAAAAAAAGAATCAAGATTGCTTTATTGTATGTCATGCATGTTACATGAGAATTCTGCTAAGGGAACTAAAATATAGTGGATATATTGGAAATTATTCAAGGATAAATATTATGAATTTACAAAAGTTTGTATTTATAAAAGAATAA
- a CDS encoding NlpC/P60 family protein — MKKNNRIGAIVVSALLITSICNSVPALADPNDSNLTLEQAIQNIQEYDNEIEYNMGKLNQLKEQILEKENDIKDNQVKLDLTQTQFTERENQLSERLKGIQFNGGFEATPLQYLDALFSSGDILDALKRVSLISQICTSDKDLILETKKSEDNLLNIKNTIEKENQELQTDKDDVEKQINDLEDKKDTLLKYVQDNNALLTGDIGITIPVTLPSDITDQAKGVIEEAEKYLKVPYLWGGESPEGFDCSGLMQYVFNSKGIAIPRTSQEQQGFAKPISIAEIKPGDLVFNKVSDSTHVGMYIGYDMYIQAPHTGDVVKISKLSTSNMKYFGRVLN, encoded by the coding sequence ATGAAAAAAAATAATAGAATTGGGGCGATAGTAGTTTCAGCGCTACTTATTACGTCAATATGCAACTCAGTACCAGCATTGGCGGACCCTAATGATAGTAATCTAACACTTGAACAAGCTATACAAAACATACAGGAATACGATAATGAAATTGAATATAACATGGGTAAGTTAAATCAACTAAAAGAGCAAATTCTTGAAAAAGAAAATGATATAAAAGATAACCAAGTTAAGCTTGATTTAACCCAAACACAATTTACTGAAAGAGAAAACCAGTTATCTGAACGATTAAAGGGCATCCAATTCAATGGAGGCTTTGAAGCTACACCATTGCAATATTTAGACGCTTTATTTTCTTCAGGTGATATTTTAGATGCATTAAAAAGAGTGTCATTGATTTCTCAAATTTGTACAAGCGATAAGGATTTAATTTTAGAAACCAAAAAATCAGAAGACAATCTTTTAAACATTAAAAATACTATAGAAAAAGAAAATCAAGAATTGCAAACTGATAAAGATGATGTTGAAAAGCAAATTAATGACTTGGAAGATAAAAAAGATACTCTCTTAAAATATGTACAAGATAATAACGCACTATTAACAGGTGATATAGGAATCACTATTCCTGTAACATTACCTTCTGATATTACAGATCAGGCTAAAGGAGTTATAGAAGAAGCAGAGAAATATTTGAAAGTTCCATATTTGTGGGGAGGGGAATCTCCTGAAGGGTTTGATTGCTCCGGGCTTATGCAGTATGTCTTTAATTCTAAAGGAATCGCTATACCAAGAACATCACAAGAGCAACAAGGTTTTGCCAAGCCTATTAGCATAGCAGAAATTAAACCTGGGGATTTAGTCTTCAATAAAGTTTCAGATTCAACTCATGTAGGTATGTACATAGGATATGATATGTATATTCAAGCTCCCCATACTGGAGACGTTGTTAAAATAAGCAAGTTAAGTACCTCAAATATGAAATATTTTGGTAGAGTTCTAAACTAA
- a CDS encoding DUF3329 domain-containing protein, whose amino-acid sequence MQDSIIKFFINIKRKFINVCKNIDNKYFTKYSIRKNVFISSIIFFSIAMFILNYLTPLLVDDYSFGYINGTETHIVSIKDIIYSMYNYYFTWGGRVWGEFYQQLFTLLGKPIFNVLNTIIYIVNTLLIYYACNEAKKAKVSLYIGINLLIWFFTPNYGQVMFWLSGSSNYLWLITPVLIMILIFRKYSINQDIIKNNLISAFIIFVLGILAGWANENASAGMLVILTLYIAYYYVNNISICRYIISGYIGSLIGFILLISAPGAYVRKAVEQSAVHTTIIFRLFMITYFWVAFVLGMFIILAIVLFIGKRYFDLKKNNSIYQSVIFVMASIGSAYGMIASPTSPERTWFCIVVYLSISIGILYEKIDFEVTDLEESTILMFRRIAVAVMLIAFCNFWVMYLDAIMSTYEVLNQTKAREQYILSEKLKGKLDISTVVISHKYPLLAHHDASYGLDDITPDPNYFSNKALCKYYGLNSIIGVPAKEKQYLN is encoded by the coding sequence ATGCAAGATAGCATCATAAAATTTTTTATTAATATAAAACGAAAATTTATAAATGTTTGTAAAAATATAGATAATAAGTATTTTACTAAATATTCAATTAGAAAAAATGTATTTATTTCTAGTATTATATTTTTCTCAATAGCTATGTTTATCTTAAATTACTTAACACCACTACTTGTAGATGATTATTCATTTGGATACATAAATGGCACTGAGACACATATTGTAAGTATAAAGGATATTATATATTCCATGTACAATTATTATTTTACCTGGGGTGGACGAGTTTGGGGTGAATTTTACCAGCAATTATTTACTCTACTAGGAAAACCAATTTTTAATGTTCTTAACACTATTATTTATATAGTTAATACATTATTGATATATTATGCTTGTAATGAAGCAAAGAAAGCAAAAGTTTCTTTATACATAGGAATCAATCTTTTAATTTGGTTCTTTACCCCTAATTACGGACAAGTGATGTTTTGGTTATCGGGTTCTTCTAATTATTTGTGGCTTATAACTCCAGTTTTAATTATGATATTAATTTTTAGAAAATACTCAATTAACCAAGATATAATTAAAAATAATTTAATTAGTGCTTTTATAATATTTGTACTTGGAATTTTAGCAGGCTGGGCTAATGAAAATGCTAGTGCAGGGATGTTAGTAATTTTAACTTTATATATTGCTTACTATTACGTTAATAATATAAGTATATGTAGATATATAATTAGCGGATATATTGGAAGCTTAATTGGATTCATATTATTAATTAGTGCTCCTGGGGCATATGTTAGAAAGGCAGTGGAACAATCGGCTGTGCATACAACAATTATTTTTAGGCTTTTTATGATAACTTATTTTTGGGTGGCTTTTGTCCTTGGAATGTTTATTATTTTAGCCATTGTGCTTTTTATAGGAAAAAGATACTTTGATTTAAAGAAAAATAATAGCATATATCAGTCTGTTATATTTGTTATGGCATCCATTGGATCTGCTTATGGTATGATAGCATCGCCTACCTCTCCAGAAAGAACTTGGTTTTGTATTGTAGTGTATCTAAGTATATCAATTGGAATTCTTTATGAAAAAATTGATTTTGAGGTTACAGACCTTGAAGAAAGTACAATATTAATGTTTAGAAGAATAGCAGTAGCTGTAATGTTAATTGCTTTCTGCAATTTTTGGGTTATGTATCTTGATGCAATCATGTCTACTTATGAAGTATTAAATCAAACTAAAGCTCGTGAACAATATATATTATCGGAAAAATTAAAAGGAAAGTTGGATATCTCGACAGTTGTAATTTCTCATAAGTATCCTTTACTGGCTCATCATGATGCTTCATATGGTCTAGATGATATTACTCCAGATCCAAATTATTTTTCAAATAAAGCTTTATGTAAGTATTACGGGCTTAACTCCATAATAGGAGTTCCAGCAAAAGAGAAGCAATATTTAAACTAA